The Alnus glutinosa chromosome 7, dhAlnGlut1.1, whole genome shotgun sequence genome includes a region encoding these proteins:
- the LOC133872290 gene encoding transcription factor HBP-1b(c38)-like yields MGSRKGKAGAKDDNKVMTGMPSFVPAIPTSNSLGTEGNTIRSSRISDFGTFEQSLGFRVEDAVDLNPVYSQMKSSSQALGTDVQFATLNKSLASSDMNLSAAIAGSHMLQLRKEPQANLVSTSGGHRENWGESTMAEASPRTDTSTDDTDDKNQRHERGLSIVVAASDSSDKSKEKSGDQKTLRRLAQNREAARKSRLRKKAYVQQLESSRLKLTQLEQELQRARQQGIFISSSGDQSHSMSGNGALAFDVEYARWQEEHNKQINELRTAVNSHAGDTELRTIVDNVVAHFDDIFRLKGTAAKADVFHILSGMWKTPAERCFLWIGGFRSSELLKLLVNQLEPLTEQQLVGIYNLQQSSQQAEDALSQGMEALQQSLADTLANGSPSPSGTSGNVANYMGQMAMAMGKLGTLEGFLRQADNLRQQTLQQMHRILTTRQSARALLAINDYFSRLRALSSLWLARPRE; encoded by the exons ATGGGTAGTAGAAAGGGGAAGGCTGGTGCAAAAGATGATAATAAAGTTATGACCGGGATGCCGAGCTTCGTTCCTGCAATACCCACTTCCAATTCCCT TGGCACAGAAGGAAACACCATTCGTTCCTCTCGAATTTCGGACTTTGGAACATTTGAGCAATCACTTGGATTTCGTGTAGAGGATGCTGTTGACCTAA ATCCTGTATATAGCCAGATGAAGTCAAGTAGCCAGGCTCTAGGTACAGACGTTCAATTTGCCACTTTAAATAAG TCACTTGCATCGTCAGATATGAATCTGTCAGCTGCTATTGCGGGGTCTCACATGTTACAACTACGAAAAGAACCACAAGCGAATCTGGTTTCAACATCTGGTGGCCATCGCGAAAACTGGGGAGAGTCCACTATGGCAGAAGCAAGCCCAAGGACTGATACCTCAACGGATGACACAGATGACAAGAATCAAAGG CATGAAAGGGGTCTATCAATTGTTGTTGCAGCCTCTGATTCCAGTGACAAATCAAAAGAGAAATCTGGGGATCAAAAA ACATTACGCCGACTTGCTCAAAATCGTGAAGCTGCGAGAAAGAGCCGATTAAGAAAAAAG GCATATGTGCAACAGCTTGAGAGTAGCCGGCTAAAGCTAACCCAACTTGAGCAAGAGCTCCAACGAGCCCGTCAGCAG GGAATATTCATTTCGAGCTCAGGAGATCAATCCCATTCAATGAGTGGAAATG GCGCCTTGGCATTTGACGTAGAGTATGCACGGTGGCAAGAGGAGCACAATAAGCAGATAAATGAGCTGAGGACTGCAGTCAATTCACATGCGGGTGACACTGAGCTTCGCACCATTGTTGACAATGTTGTTGCGCACTTTGATGACATTTTCAGGCTGAAAGGCACTGCAGCGAAAGCTGATGTTTTCCACATCTTGTCAGGAATGTGGAAGACACCAGCTGAGCGGTGTTTTTTGTGGATTGGAGGCTTCCGATCATCTGAACTCCTCAAG CTTCTTGTGAATCAATTGGAGCCTTTAACTGAGCAACAATTGGTAGGCATCTACAACTTGCAGCAATCATCCCAGCAGGCTGAAGATGCTCTGTCACAAGGCATGGAGGCATTGCAGCAATCACTGGCTGACACGTTGGCTAATGGTTCACCTAGCCCATCAGGAACATCTGGGAATGTGGCAAACTATATGGGTCAAATGGCCATGGCCATGGGAAAGCTTGGAACACTTGAGGGGTTCCTACGCCag GCTGATAATCTGCGTCAACAAACACTACAACAAATGCACCGAATTTTGACGACCAGGCAATCGGCACGCGCGCTTCTTGCAATAAATGACTACTTCTCTCGTCTTCGAGCCCTCAGTTCTCTCTGGCTTGCCCGGCCACGAGAATGA